From Archaeoglobus sulfaticallidus PM70-1:
TAGTTCAGAATCAGAATTTTCGGGTCTATCATTCTTGATGCGGTAGTTATTTCTTCGTATGTCAGCCTTGAAGGTGGAGGAATAGATATTGTAACAACATTCCCTCCGCAAAGAATTGCCAGTGGCTGATAGGAAACATACGATGGCTCAGGGATCAGAACAAAATCACCGGGGTTTACGGTAGCCCTCAAACTCAGATCAAATCCTTCGCTAACACCAGAAGTTACAACGATGTTGTCCGGGTTGGCATCGAGACCGAATTTTCTGTAATACTTAGCGATTTCAACCCTCAATTCTTCAAGGCCATAGTTTGATGTATAGGATGTTATTCCCTTCTCGAGAGAATAGATCATTTCCTCTCTTATCCTCCAAGGAGTTGGGAAATCAGGTTCTCCTACTCCAAGGCTTATAACATCTTCCCTTCCAATAATGAGGTCAAAAAATCTCCTGATCCCGGATGGCTTTATTTCAAGTAGCTTTTCATTCACCTTCTTTTTTTCCTTCATTTTCTCCATTCAAATCCTCCCGATTTCACGGAATTATCGCTACGGAACTATCGCAAGCCTCCTATCCTCTTCATCACTGAAAAGCAGAACTCCCTCTTCCTTATACGATTTGAGCACAAAATGTGTGTTCGTATCCCTGACCTCAGGCAGGGTTGATACCTTTTCTGAAACGAAGAATGACACATCCTTCAAGGATTTGCCTTTAACAACGATCTGAAAGTCATACTCTCCGCTAACCAGCCTTACAGCATGTACCTCAGGAAACTTGGCAATTCTTCTTGCAATATCATCGTAATTTTTCTCTCTCGTGAGGTTAACCCTAACATCGATTAAAGCCACCACAAACTCCTCACCAAGCTTTTCCCAGTCGATTATAGTCTTGTATTTTAGAATCGATTTCTCATTCTCGCATTCGGATATTATCTTTTCTACATCTTCACGGCTCAGGCCAGTTATATCGGCTATCTCATCCACAGAATATCTTGCATTGTCTTCAAGGAGTTTCAGCACCTCCACCTTCTTATCAGCTTCATGCATCCAATCACCTGATTTGAAAAAAACAGGAAGGATTATTTAAAATGTTGGTTGCTGCTCGCTCTATCTAACCTACTAACCTACTACCTCGGCAGTCCAAGCAGAGATCTGACAAGATTCTCTCTCGACCACTCCTTCTGGCTGACCGCCTCCATCATAAGAACATTCGGTGGTGGTTCTGGAAAAACTTCGGCAACTATTTCCTCTATGCTCTTACCAGCATCAAAAAGCTCTTTAACCCTATCTCTCAAGTCAGACACATATTCAGCATATTTCACCGCATACTCTCTTTCTGCTATACCCACTCCTCCAAAGTA
This genomic window contains:
- a CDS encoding Lrp/AsnC family transcriptional regulator; amino-acid sequence: MHEADKKVEVLKLLEDNARYSVDEIADITGLSREDVEKIISECENEKSILKYKTIIDWEKLGEEFVVALIDVRVNLTREKNYDDIARRIAKFPEVHAVRLVSGEYDFQIVVKGKSLKDVSFFVSEKVSTLPEVRDTNTHFVLKSYKEEGVLLFSDEEDRRLAIVP